In Cicer arietinum cultivar CDC Frontier isolate Library 1 chromosome 7, Cicar.CDCFrontier_v2.0, whole genome shotgun sequence, a single window of DNA contains:
- the LOC101495819 gene encoding DUF21 domain-containing protein At4g14240-like — MMNSVVNALTLSRMLTREHLVLANEGIPFGSIRWVVYAGICCFLVLFAGIMSGLTLGLMSLSLVDLEILERSGSPSEKKQAAIILPVVKKQHQLLVTLLLCNAVAMEALPIYLDKLFNQFLAIILSVTFVLFFGEVIPQAICSRYGLAVGANFAWLVRILMIICYPVSYPVGKVLDYLLGHDEALFRRAQLKALVSIHGKEAGKGGELTHDETTIISGALDLTEKTAEEAMTPIESTFSLDVNSKLDWEAMGKILARGHSRVPVYSGNPKNVIGLLLVKNLLTVRPETETPVSAVSIRRIPRVPSDMPLYDILNEFQKGSSHMAAVVKAKGKGKETPQIIDEEKFEAKKSVGGDSQLTTPLLQKHDANLENVVVDIDKPSKLPIINKQTGLQRTSDGSLNGPSENIEDGEVIGIITLEDVFEELLQEEIVDETDEYVDVHKRIRVAAAAAASSMARAPSIRRMTGQKGTGGQSKGGQTPKSSVEENALNSTR, encoded by the exons ATGATGAATTCTGTGGTGAACGCGTTGACGCTGAGTCGGATGTTGACTCGCGAGCACTTGGTTCTTGCAAATGAAGGCATACCTTTTGGATCCATACGGTGGGTAGTTTACGCCGGAATCTGCTGTTTTCTCGTTCTCTTTGCCGGTATAATGTCCGGTCTCACCCTCGGTCTCATGTCTCTAAGCCTCGTCGACCTCGAAATTCTTGAACGAAGTGGTTCTCCTTCTGAGAAAAAACAAGCCG CGATCATACTTCCTGTGGTTAAAAAACAACATCAGCTTCTTGTTACTCTGCTTCTCTGTAATGCTGTTGCTATGGAG GCTCTTCCTATATACCTAGATAAACTCTTCAATCAATTTCTTGCTATCATTCTCTCTGTAACTTTCGTTCTGTTTTTCGGGGAG GTTATTCCACAAGCAATTTGTAGTAGATATGGTCTTGCTGTAGGTGCCAACTTTGCATGGCTTGTGCGGATTTTAATGATTATATGTTACCCAGTTTCTTACCCAGTTGGAAAG GTTTTGGATTACCTATTGGGGCATGATGAGGCTTTATTTAGGCGAGCTCAGTTAAAAGCTCTTGTCTCCATTCATGGCAAGGAG GCTGGGAAAGGGGGTGAGCTTACACACGATGAGACAACAATTATCAGTGGAGCTCTTGATTTGACTGAAAAG ACTGCTGAGGAGGCTATGACTCCTATTGAATCAACATTTTCTTTAGATGTTAATTCAAAACTGGACTG GGAGGCAATGGGAAAAATTCTTGCTCGAGGGCACAGCCGAGTTCCTGTCTATTCTGGAAATCCAAAGAATGTTATTGGGCTTCTACTT GTAAAAAATCTTCTTACTGTAAGACCTGAAACAGAGACCCCAGTTAGTGCTGTATCTATCCGGAGAATTCCACG GGTTCCATCTGATATGCCTCTTTATGATATACTGAATGAGTTCCAAAAGGGAAGTAGCCATATGGCTGCTGTTGTTAAAGCTAAGGGAAAAGGCAAAGAAACTCCACAAATAATCGACGAAGAAAAATTTGAAGCTAAGAAAAGTGTTGGTGGGGATTCGCAGTTGACTACTCCATTGTTACAAAAGCATGATGCAAATTTAGAAAATGTTGTTGTTGACATTGACAAGCCTTCAAAGCTTCCCATCATTAATAAGCAAACTGGTTTGCAGCGTACTAGTGATGGCTCATTAAACGGTCCTTCAGAAAATATTGAAGATGGTGAAGTGATTGGTATTATCACTTTGGAAGATGTATTTGAAGAACTTCTGCAA GAAGAAATTGTGGACGAGACAGATGAATATGTTGACGTTCATAAGAG AATACGTGTTGCAGCAGCTGCAGCTGCTTCCTCAATGGCACGAGCTCCATCAATCCGTAGGATGACTGGCCAAAAGGGAACG
- the LOC101496908 gene encoding adenylate isopentenyltransferase 5, chloroplastic, with translation MNIFSVSGACKPPVSFQPALMDNSFFHQHRKEKVVVIMGATGTGKSKLAIDLATLFRPAEIINSDKMQVYKGLDITTNKVTEEECRGVPHHLLGTIDPNSNFSSNEFCHHATLAIGSIVGRDGLPIIAGGSNSYIDALVNHHNEFRSRYECCFLWLDVAFPVLHSSLSARVYRMIEAGQIKEVREFFDENNNDYNRGIRRAIGVPEFDKFFRAELEGKTDEITMKKLLEDAIDAVKINNCKLANKQVQKINRLYGMWKKNMHRIDATDVLLKKDCWEDRVLAKSVRIVHKFLYAETRVPIASSATVATVTH, from the coding sequence atgaatatattttcgGTGTCGGGTGCTTGCAAGCCTCCAGTGAGTTTCCAACCGGCACTAATGgataattcatttttccaccAACATCGTAAAGAGAAAGTAGTTGTTATAATGGGGGCAACCGGAACCGGCAAATCCAAGTTGGCAATAGACTTAGCAACTCTTTTTCGACCGGCTGAGATTATCAACTCCGACAAAATGCAAGTTTACAAAGGCTTAGACATAACAACAAACAAAGTTACCGAAGAAGAATGTCGTGGGGTCCCACATCATTTACTGGGAACCATTGATCCTAATTCCAATTTTTCATCGAACGAGTTTTGTCACCACGCGACGCTTGCTATTGGTTCCATCGTAGGGAGAGACGGGTTACCTATTATAGCCGGTGGGTCAAACTCGTACATTGATGCTTTGGTCAACCATCACAACGAATTTCGTTCAAGGTACGAATGTTGTTTCCTTTGGTTGGATGTTGCTTTTCCAGTGCTTCATTCTTCTTTGTCAGCACGTGTGTATCGCATGATTGAAGCTGGTCAAATCAAGGAAGTTCGTGAATTTTTTGacgaaaataataatgattacaATAGAGGGATACGAAGGGCCATTGGGGTACCAGAGTTTGACAAGTTTTTCAGAGCTGAATTAGAAGGAAAAACAGACGAAATAACTATGAAAAAGCTTCTAGAAGATGCCATTGATGCTGTCAAGATTAATAACTGCAAGCTCGCAAACAAACAGGTTCAAAAGATTAATAGACTTTATGGTATGTGGAAAAAGAACATGCACCGTATTGATGCCACGGACGTATTACTTAAGAAAGATTGTTGGGAAGATCGTGTTTTGGCAAAGAGTGTTAGAATTGTTCACAAGTTTCTATATGCTGAAACTCGTGTTCCAATCGCTTCTTCTGCCACGGTGGCAACCGTAACCCATTAG
- the LOC101496584 gene encoding glycine-rich RNA-binding protein 4, mitochondrial, with protein MALEELACCKPQIELLPRLGKWKQSVSRINFSLSNLASIALPNAPYPRFCCRAASTSESSVEYTIPSSSTKIFIKGLPLSISEVRLTKVFSGFGEVTQVKILIDKESGQSLGFAYISFDKEESAQLAAKEMNGKFFDGRFIYVSIAKPGSSKSWKRTTAYKF; from the exons ATGGCACTGGAAGAACTTGCATGTTGTAAACCCCAAATTGAATTGCTTCCGCGGCTTGGAAAATGGAAGCAATCTGTGTCGAGAATCAATTTTTCATTATCAAATTTAGCTTCCATCGCTCTTCCCAATGCACCTTATCCAAGGTTTTGCTGCAGAGCCGCCTCCACCTCAGAGTCTTCTGTCGAATATACTATTCCTTCTTCTTCAACCAAAATCTTCATCAAAG GGCTTCCTCTCTCAATCTCTGAAGTGCGTTTAACGAAAGTGTTTTCGGGGTTCGGTGAAGTTACTCAAG TGAAGATTTTAATAGATAAAGAATCTGGACAATCTCTAGGATTTGCATATATTTCCTTTGACAAGGAAGAATCTGCGCAGTTGGCTGCAAAAGAGATGAATGGAAAG TTTTTTGATGGCAGGTTTATTTATGTTTCAATTGCAAAGCCTGGATCATCAAAAAGTTGGAAGAGGACAACAGCTTACAAATTTTAA